A stretch of the Malus sylvestris chromosome 10, drMalSylv7.2, whole genome shotgun sequence genome encodes the following:
- the LOC126586522 gene encoding beta-ureidopropionase, with protein MEKTDAIDGKVDEASSREGSVCGYDSLHHLLSANLKPHLFQEVSRILLGLNRGKALETISLPESAKVLSSGHDFDLQAYCFLADKELLREPRIVRVGLIQNSIALPTTAHFLDQKRAIFEKVKPIIDAAGASGVNVLCLQEAWTMPFAFCTREKRWCEFAEPVDGESTRFIQDLARKYNMVIISPILERDVNHGDTIWNTAVIIGNNGNIIGKHRKNHIPRVGDFNESTYYMEGNTGHPVFETAYGKIAVNICYGRHHPLNWLAFGLNGAEIVFNPSATVGELSEPMWPIEARNAAIANSYFVGSINRVGTEVFPNPFTSGDGKPEHADFGHFYGSSHVSAPDASCTPSLSRHRDGLLISDMDLNLCRQLKDKWGFRMTARYDLYADLLARYVKPDFEPQVISDPLLHKKSP; from the exons ATGGAGAAAACAGACGCCATCGATGGAAAAGTTGACGAGGCTTCTTCTCGTGAGGGTTCCGTTTGTGGGTACGACTCACTTCATCACCTCTTGAGCGCCAATCTCAAACCCCATCTCTTCCAG GAAGTCAGCCGCATTCTTTTGGGTCTGAATCGCGGCAAGGCACTTGAAACAATTTCTCTCCCAGAATCTGCTAAGGTTCTCTCTTCAGGACATGATTTTGACCTCCAG GCCTACTGCTTTCTTGCTGACAAAGAATTGTTGAGAGAACCCCGAATAGTTAGGGTTGGTCTCATTCAGAACTCTATTGCTCTTCCAACCACTGCCCACTTTTTGGACCAGAAGAGGGCAATCTTTGAGAAAGTAAAGCCAATAATTGATGCTGCGGGTGCTTCAGGTGTCAACGTGCTATGCTTGCAG GAAGCATGGACTATGCCATTTGCCTTTTGCACGCGGGAGAAGAGGTGGTGTGAATTTGCAGAGCCTGTAGATGGGGAATCAACGCGATTTATCCAGGATCTTGCAAGGAAGTATAACATGGTCATTATAAGTCCAATTCTTGAGAGAGATGTCAATCATGGAGATACTATCTGGAACACTGCAGTCATAATTGGTAATAATGGAAACATAATTGGCAAGCACCGAAAG AACCATATACCAAGAGTTGGCGACTTCAACGAGAGTACTTATTATATGGAAGGGAATACTGGGCATCCAGTGTTCGAGACGGCTTATGGAAAAATTGCTGTTAATATATGCTATGGAAGGCATCATCCTTTGAATTGGTTAGCATTTGGCTTGAATGGTGCAGAGATTGTTTTCAACCCTTCCGCCACTGTGGGCGAACTCAGTGAACCAATGTGGCCCATTGAG GCTCGTAACGCTGCAATTGCAAATAGCTACTTTGTTGGATCAATCAACCGTGTAGGAACTGAGGTTTTCCCAAATCCATTCACTTCTGGTGATGGGAAGCCAGAGCATGCAGATTTCGGGCATTTCTATGGATCCAGCCATGTTTCAGCCCCAGATGCCTCATGCACTCCATCTCTGTCACGCCATAGGGATGGCTTGTTGATCTCAGACATGGACCTCAACCTCTGCAGGCAGTTAAAAGACAAGTGGGGATTCCGAATGACTGCTCGTTATGACCTGTACGCAGACCTGCTTGCTCGTTACGTGAAGCCGGATTTTGAACCCCAAGTCATTTCCGATCCCTTGTTGCATAAGAAGTCTCCCTGA